In Paenibacillus sp. G2S3, a single window of DNA contains:
- a CDS encoding carbohydrate ABC transporter permease codes for MKSADRGILSEHDLKKTSNKIIYGLMCIVILIMVFSMLYPICMTLFNGLKSNQEVNSFPPHFFPQEWHFSNLKDAMNYIDLPMFLRNTIYIFLGNMVVTLVVLGMSAFSISRMNVPYKRAIYFFFLMTLFIPATSYMIPNFVNLKELGLLNQYAAFWLPAGANTFYFLLLKNFFDGIHPEIFEAARIDGASEPRSFFSIAVPLSIPIFATLAIFIFSTAWNDWFWPSLVMHSEEKYTLATAIYKYVINVKALNTNIKFAILFIVSLPPIIVFLIFQKFIMRGVALSAVKG; via the coding sequence ATGAAGAGCGCAGATAGAGGAATTCTTTCAGAACACGACTTGAAAAAAACAAGTAATAAGATCATTTATGGCTTGATGTGCATTGTCATTTTGATTATGGTTTTTAGCATGCTGTACCCGATTTGTATGACGTTATTCAACGGGTTGAAGTCGAATCAAGAGGTGAATTCATTCCCACCGCATTTTTTTCCTCAGGAATGGCACTTCAGCAATCTTAAGGATGCTATGAATTACATTGATCTGCCGATGTTCCTTAGAAACACTATTTATATCTTTTTAGGGAATATGGTTGTGACTCTAGTCGTATTGGGAATGTCGGCTTTTAGTATTTCCCGTATGAATGTTCCGTACAAAAGAGCGATTTACTTCTTCTTTCTAATGACATTGTTTATTCCGGCTACCAGCTACATGATTCCGAACTTTGTCAATTTGAAGGAGCTCGGATTGCTGAATCAGTATGCGGCTTTCTGGCTGCCAGCGGGTGCGAACACCTTTTACTTTTTATTGTTAAAGAACTTTTTTGACGGGATTCATCCAGAAATCTTTGAAGCCGCACGCATTGATGGGGCCTCTGAGCCGAGAAGCTTTTTCTCCATTGCCGTGCCACTATCGATTCCGATTTTTGCTACACTAGCGATCTTTATCTTTTCTACCGCATGGAATGACTGGTTCTGGCCATCTCTAGTTATGCATAGTGAAGAGAAATATACGCTTGCGACAGCGATTTATAAATACGTTATTAATGTGAAGGCACTCAATACTAATATTAAATTTGCAATCCTGTTTATAGTATCGTTGCCTCCAATTATTGTCTTCTTGATTTTCCAGAAATTCATTATGCGTGGGGTTGCTTTATCAGCAGTGAAAGGGTAA
- the pgmB gene encoding beta-phosphoglucomutase yields the protein MLQNMKGAIFDLDGVIVDTAKYHYLAWASLADELGFIFTEEDNERLKGVSRMRSLDILLEIGGLQFEEAEKLAMAEKKNRLYVEYISKLEESELLPGVKEYLTGLRTRGIGIALGSASKNAEFILNKLNITDLFDAVVDGNKVSLAKPDPEVFLIAGQELGLQPDECVVFEDAEAGVQAGKAAGMKVVGIGKPEVLKEADMVVKGLYELLTD from the coding sequence ATGCTGCAAAATATGAAAGGCGCCATTTTCGATCTGGACGGCGTTATCGTAGATACGGCCAAATATCATTATTTGGCTTGGGCGAGTCTTGCTGACGAGCTAGGCTTTATATTTACAGAGGAGGATAACGAACGCCTTAAGGGTGTGAGCCGAATGAGATCGCTCGATATTCTTCTGGAGATTGGCGGCTTACAATTTGAAGAAGCGGAGAAGCTTGCGATGGCGGAGAAGAAAAATCGCCTATATGTAGAGTACATCTCTAAGCTTGAGGAGTCGGAACTGCTTCCCGGAGTCAAAGAATACTTAACTGGACTGAGAACGCGCGGGATTGGAATTGCGTTAGGTTCAGCTAGTAAGAATGCAGAGTTTATTTTGAATAAGCTGAACATCACGGATCTGTTCGATGCCGTTGTTGACGGTAACAAAGTGTCACTTGCCAAGCCAGACCCGGAGGTATTCTTGATTGCTGGTCAGGAGCTGGGCTTACAGCCGGATGAATGTGTCGTGTTCGAGGATGCGGAGGCAGGCGTTCAAGCAGGTAAGGCTGCAGGTATGAAGGTAGTAGGTATAGGGAAGCCGGAAGTGCTGAAGGAAGCCGATATGGTTGTAAAAGGATTGTATGAGCTGCTGACAGACTAA
- a CDS encoding response regulator, producing MFNILVVDDEPLICKGLSNLLASSGLDISNIYTANSGFEALDCIRMEEIDLLVTDIQMGAMSGIELMQHAKLTKPWVQTIVISAHETFQYAQMAVRLGAKDYLIKPLNSEQFLDSVRNVLLKMGKPSPELDVFMSGINESFRLEEPLPEYSKLLNELLIDPGVVLAEADNLQKLDNLKLQGPYFSVLKLKVPLSGVNQEKQYTMRDRRLLYYAALNIAKELMDQEWNSIAFYAPDGEITIIIQWDEKSYEDSSAGQINRLDILGRSLHFNIHKYLHLNVVIGISQILKGLSFMAVLNRQASNAILWNNAHSDHYVFYYGDFNWNSYTSDPSVEELHTHSNLIVQKAKEYIDENYAQKGLTIHDVAKKNHVSPNYLSYLFKKNTGYNLWEYVIKLRMEESREMILNTDLRRYEIAERVGYESPEHFSKIFKKFYGISPSELKK from the coding sequence ATGTTCAATATATTGGTAGTAGATGACGAACCATTGATTTGTAAAGGACTTAGCAATTTATTAGCTTCATCCGGGCTCGATATTTCTAATATTTATACAGCTAATAGCGGATTTGAAGCGTTAGACTGTATCCGTATGGAGGAAATTGATCTGCTCGTTACGGATATACAGATGGGTGCAATGAGTGGCATTGAATTGATGCAGCATGCCAAATTGACAAAACCATGGGTACAGACCATCGTGATTTCTGCTCATGAGACGTTTCAATATGCTCAAATGGCCGTTAGGCTCGGGGCTAAGGATTATTTAATTAAGCCTTTGAATAGTGAGCAGTTTTTGGATTCGGTCCGAAATGTGCTCCTTAAGATGGGTAAGCCCTCTCCAGAACTAGATGTCTTCATGTCTGGGATTAATGAAAGTTTTCGACTGGAAGAGCCGCTTCCGGAATACAGCAAGCTCTTGAACGAATTGCTCATTGACCCTGGGGTTGTACTAGCTGAAGCAGATAACTTGCAGAAGCTGGATAACCTGAAGCTGCAAGGGCCGTATTTTTCCGTCTTAAAACTTAAGGTACCCCTGTCTGGAGTGAACCAGGAGAAGCAGTATACTATGCGGGACAGACGGCTGCTTTATTATGCTGCGCTGAACATTGCCAAAGAATTAATGGATCAGGAGTGGAATTCGATAGCTTTTTATGCACCGGATGGAGAAATTACGATCATTATTCAATGGGATGAAAAAAGCTATGAGGATTCATCTGCCGGCCAAATCAATAGACTAGATATTCTTGGCCGTAGTCTTCATTTTAATATCCATAAATATTTACATCTGAACGTGGTCATTGGCATCAGCCAGATTTTAAAGGGGCTTTCGTTTATGGCCGTTTTGAACCGTCAGGCCTCCAATGCAATTCTCTGGAACAATGCGCACAGTGACCATTATGTGTTTTATTATGGGGATTTCAACTGGAACAGTTACACGAGTGATCCATCTGTAGAAGAGCTTCATACCCATAGCAATCTGATCGTACAAAAAGCGAAAGAATATATCGACGAGAACTATGCGCAAAAAGGACTGACGATTCACGATGTGGCTAAGAAGAATCATGTTAGCCCCAATTATTTGAGTTACCTATTTAAGAAAAATACAGGTTATAACCTGTGGGAATATGTAATCAAGCTCCGGATGGAAGAAAGTCGGGAGATGATTTTGAATACCGATCTTCGCAGATACGAAATTGCAGAACGTGTGGGTTATGAATCGCCGGAGCATTTTAGTAAAATTTTCAAAAAATTTTATGGGATTAGTCCCAGCGAATTGAAGAAGTAA
- a CDS encoding sugar ABC transporter permease, with the protein MNQTAVVTENPATLKGTPYKQNRWKKNFWGYMFLVPAVIIFIMFLWVPIFKGLLYSFYHVDFVKGNSFVGFENYSRALSDPDVLTALKNTGYYMFLCLIIGFWVPIAFAIMISELRKFGGFVRVAAYLPFVMPGVVLYGLWRWLYDPVGPINALLTSMGVDQVAFLTDTRWSMISLVFMETWQQFGSGMLIYLAAVLSIPRDWYEAAEIDGAGIWARIKYITLPSLRNLIFLMLILQIIGTSQGYQSQMALLDGGPNNTTLTYALLIVKYAFTRLDYGTATALGMLMFIVLGGLGILQFKLNKEDY; encoded by the coding sequence ATGAATCAAACCGCAGTAGTAACCGAAAACCCGGCGACGCTGAAGGGAACACCGTACAAGCAAAACCGCTGGAAGAAAAACTTTTGGGGATATATGTTCCTCGTACCTGCCGTTATTATTTTTATTATGTTCTTATGGGTTCCAATTTTCAAAGGCTTACTGTACAGCTTCTACCATGTTGATTTTGTTAAAGGGAACAGCTTTGTAGGCTTTGAGAACTACAGTAGAGCACTTAGTGATCCAGATGTTTTGACCGCATTAAAGAACACTGGGTATTACATGTTTCTATGTCTTATTATTGGATTCTGGGTTCCGATTGCTTTTGCCATTATGATCTCAGAGCTTAGAAAGTTTGGGGGCTTTGTACGTGTAGCGGCTTACCTTCCTTTCGTAATGCCTGGTGTGGTTCTATATGGACTGTGGAGATGGCTTTATGATCCGGTAGGTCCGATCAATGCGTTATTAACCTCGATGGGTGTGGACCAGGTTGCCTTCTTGACAGATACAAGGTGGTCGATGATTTCCCTTGTGTTTATGGAGACGTGGCAGCAGTTCGGATCAGGGATGCTAATATACTTGGCTGCAGTACTCAGCATTCCACGAGATTGGTATGAAGCCGCCGAGATTGATGGAGCAGGTATATGGGCACGTATAAAGTACATCACATTGCCTTCACTGCGTAATTTAATCTTTTTGATGCTAATCCTACAAATTATAGGTACTTCACAAGGGTATCAGTCACAGATGGCGCTGCTTGATGGTGGACCAAATAATACTACACTTACCTACGCATTGTTAATCGTAAAATATGCATTTACAAGACTTGATTATGGAACAGCTACTGCGCTTGGTATGTTAATGTTCATTGTCCTAGGTGGTTTGGGCATTTTACAGTTCAAGCTTAACAAGGAGGACTATTAA
- a CDS encoding extracellular solute-binding protein codes for MRKYSSVLLSVLVAGSLLSACSGNNNGNTAGNKGGEASTAPTNAVTDNTATATDAPVDDITQRKVTIKIHYPTPDLTEVRAQEDDKIKRFQAEYPNVEIVKDDWQYNVSEIGIKMAANEAPTFFNTYATEAKFLVEKGWVADITDLWNKYEFKDQINPVLQNQFIIDGKVFGVTQKGYVTTTMINKKMLDEKGVAVPPMDWTWDDMLNTAKGVADVKKGISGIAPMGKGNEAGWNWTNFLFEAGGEIQKVEGGKVVATFNSDAGIKALDFYKKLRWEANAIPQDWALGWGDAVGAFQQSRTAMVMAGSDGVIEQALNQGGLKPEDVLTYPMPAMEKGGKHTGVLGGDYLVINPNATPDEQEMAFRYITFDYFSDKGLEALDAVLQQRTADGKYFIPPLLDYYSADSEFGKKTKAVYDKYTNVYQYSPDIMGLLDGKPEAQYNTQDYYATMSNVIQELFSKKGTDSKSQLEAAAKTVQEKFFDTIKAE; via the coding sequence ATGCGTAAGTACTCTAGCGTTCTACTAAGCGTACTTGTAGCCGGATCATTGCTATCTGCTTGCAGCGGCAACAATAACGGAAACACAGCGGGAAACAAAGGCGGGGAAGCATCCACTGCGCCAACAAATGCGGTAACGGATAATACAGCAACCGCTACGGATGCGCCGGTGGATGACATTACTCAAAGAAAAGTGACGATCAAGATTCACTACCCAACACCTGACTTGACTGAAGTGAGAGCACAAGAAGATGACAAGATTAAGCGTTTTCAAGCTGAATATCCAAACGTTGAAATCGTTAAAGACGACTGGCAATACAATGTAAGTGAAATCGGAATCAAAATGGCTGCGAATGAAGCACCAACCTTCTTTAACACCTACGCTACAGAAGCTAAATTCCTGGTGGAAAAGGGCTGGGTTGCGGACATTACGGATCTTTGGAATAAATATGAATTTAAGGATCAAATTAACCCAGTACTGCAAAATCAATTTATCATTGATGGTAAAGTTTTCGGCGTAACTCAAAAAGGTTATGTAACAACTACGATGATCAACAAAAAAATGCTGGATGAAAAAGGCGTTGCGGTCCCACCAATGGATTGGACTTGGGATGATATGCTGAATACGGCTAAAGGCGTAGCTGATGTTAAAAAAGGTATTTCCGGTATTGCTCCAATGGGTAAGGGTAACGAAGCAGGCTGGAACTGGACCAACTTCCTGTTCGAAGCTGGCGGCGAAATCCAAAAGGTTGAAGGCGGTAAAGTTGTAGCTACATTTAATTCCGATGCTGGTATTAAAGCGCTGGATTTCTACAAGAAACTTAGATGGGAAGCTAACGCGATTCCTCAGGACTGGGCTCTGGGCTGGGGCGATGCTGTAGGCGCATTCCAACAAAGTCGTACAGCAATGGTAATGGCTGGATCCGATGGCGTAATCGAGCAAGCGCTGAATCAAGGTGGACTGAAACCTGAGGATGTGCTCACATATCCAATGCCTGCTATGGAAAAAGGCGGCAAGCATACTGGGGTACTTGGTGGCGATTACCTCGTAATTAATCCTAATGCAACACCTGACGAGCAAGAAATGGCATTCCGTTATATCACATTTGATTACTTCTCTGATAAAGGTTTGGAAGCATTGGATGCAGTTCTTCAACAACGTACAGCTGATGGCAAATACTTTATCCCGCCGCTCTTAGATTACTACTCAGCAGATTCTGAGTTCGGTAAGAAGACTAAAGCTGTTTATGACAAGTATACAAACGTATACCAATACAGCCCTGATATTATGGGACTTTTGGATGGTAAGCCTGAAGCTCAATACAATACACAGGACTACTACGCAACCATGTCTAATGTCATTCAAGAGCTGTTCTCCAAAAAAGGAACGGATTCTAAGAGCCAGCTTGAAGCAGCAGCTAAAACAGTTCAAGAGAAATTCTTTGATACGATTAAAGCGGAATAG
- the adhE gene encoding bifunctional acetaldehyde-CoA/alcohol dehydrogenase, translated as MAVKNEVAAQVKQVTAEEYIQNLVDKAKKAHEAFMALDQEQVNTIVHAMALAGLDKHMYLAKLAVEETGRGVYEDKITKNIFSTEYIWHGIKYDKTVGVIEDNPYENFQKIAEPVGIVMGITPVTNPTSTTMFKALISIKTRNPIIFGFHPSAQECSAAAAKILHDAAVKAGAPENCIQWIEMPTMDKTNALMNNPDVALILATGGSAMVKAAYSCGKPALGVGPGNVPAFIEKSADIDQAVTDIILSKTFDNGMICASEQAIIIEEPIFDQVKKKMIANGCYFVNKEEAGKLTSGAMNVDKCAVNPAIVGQSAVKIAEMCGIQVPAGTKILVAELEGVGTKYPLSAEKLSPVLACYKVKNADQGIERAAEIVEFGGMGHSSAIHSNNEEVIMKFSNRLQTGRILVNSPSTHGAIGDIYNTNIPSLTLGCGSYGRNSVSQNVTAINLINVKRVNRRTVNMQWFKVPDKIYFEKGATQYLTKMPDITRVAIITDPMMVKLGYVERVEHYLRQRQTPVAIEVFSEVEPDPSTTTVEKGTAMMNRFQPDCIIALGGGSPMDAAKGMWLFYEHPDADFNGLKQKFMDIRKRVYKFPKLGNKAKFVAIPTTSGTGSEVTSFAVITDKTTEQHTKYPLADYELTPDVAIIDPEFVYSLPKTAVADTGMDVLTHAIEAYVSVMASDYTDGLAIKAIQLVFQYLERSALQGDKLAREKMHNASTLAGMAFANAFLGINHSLAHKWGGQYHTAHGRTNAILMPHVIRYNAKKPTKFASFPKYSHFVADERYAEIARILGLPARTTEEGVTSLINAIRDMNKKLGIEESFQQLGFDAKDFESRVDYLADRAFEDQCTTANPKLPLVSELADVYRNAFYGRFDN; from the coding sequence ATGGCAGTTAAGAATGAAGTCGCCGCCCAAGTTAAACAAGTTACCGCTGAAGAGTATATACAGAATTTAGTGGATAAAGCGAAAAAAGCGCATGAGGCGTTCATGGCGCTAGACCAAGAGCAAGTTAACACAATCGTTCATGCAATGGCGTTGGCTGGACTCGACAAACATATGTACCTCGCAAAATTGGCCGTCGAAGAAACAGGACGCGGCGTATACGAAGACAAAATTACGAAGAACATCTTCTCGACAGAATATATCTGGCACGGAATTAAATATGATAAAACAGTAGGCGTTATTGAAGATAATCCATATGAGAACTTTCAAAAAATTGCTGAACCCGTCGGAATCGTTATGGGCATCACTCCAGTAACCAACCCAACATCCACCACGATGTTTAAAGCGTTGATTTCGATTAAGACACGGAACCCTATTATATTCGGTTTCCACCCATCTGCGCAAGAGTGTAGTGCTGCAGCAGCTAAAATTCTTCATGATGCAGCCGTGAAAGCTGGCGCACCTGAGAACTGTATCCAATGGATTGAAATGCCAACAATGGACAAGACAAACGCTTTGATGAACAACCCAGACGTTGCTCTTATCCTGGCAACTGGCGGATCTGCAATGGTAAAAGCAGCTTATAGCTGTGGTAAACCTGCTCTTGGTGTAGGCCCTGGTAACGTACCAGCCTTCATTGAAAAGAGTGCTGATATCGATCAAGCGGTAACGGACATCATTCTTTCTAAAACATTCGATAATGGTATGATCTGTGCTTCCGAGCAAGCGATTATTATTGAAGAACCAATCTTCGACCAAGTGAAGAAGAAAATGATTGCTAATGGCTGCTACTTTGTTAATAAAGAAGAAGCTGGTAAGCTGACTAGCGGTGCAATGAACGTTGATAAATGTGCGGTTAACCCAGCAATCGTTGGCCAATCGGCAGTGAAGATTGCTGAAATGTGTGGCATTCAAGTTCCTGCTGGCACAAAGATTCTGGTAGCAGAACTCGAAGGCGTAGGCACTAAATACCCATTATCTGCGGAAAAATTGAGTCCGGTTCTTGCTTGCTATAAAGTTAAGAATGCTGATCAAGGTATCGAACGCGCAGCTGAAATCGTTGAATTTGGCGGTATGGGTCATAGCTCGGCTATCCACTCCAACAACGAAGAAGTGATCATGAAGTTCTCTAACCGTCTGCAAACAGGACGTATTCTCGTCAATTCGCCTTCGACACATGGCGCTATCGGCGATATCTATAACACTAATATCCCTTCACTGACACTGGGCTGTGGATCTTATGGTCGCAACTCCGTATCGCAAAACGTTACAGCAATCAATTTGATCAACGTGAAAAGGGTGAATCGTCGTACCGTGAATATGCAATGGTTTAAAGTACCTGACAAGATTTATTTCGAAAAAGGCGCTACTCAGTACCTGACCAAAATGCCTGATATTACACGTGTTGCAATTATCACTGACCCAATGATGGTTAAGCTTGGATATGTTGAAAGAGTTGAACATTACCTGCGTCAACGCCAAACTCCTGTAGCTATCGAAGTGTTCTCAGAAGTTGAACCAGATCCATCGACAACTACAGTTGAAAAAGGTACTGCAATGATGAACAGATTCCAACCGGACTGCATCATCGCACTTGGCGGCGGTTCCCCAATGGATGCTGCAAAAGGAATGTGGTTATTCTATGAACATCCAGATGCTGACTTTAACGGTCTGAAGCAAAAATTCATGGATATCCGTAAACGGGTTTATAAATTCCCTAAACTGGGAAATAAAGCGAAATTCGTTGCAATTCCAACTACTTCGGGTACTGGTTCGGAAGTAACATCTTTCGCAGTTATTACCGATAAAACAACGGAACAGCACACTAAATATCCTTTGGCTGACTACGAATTAACTCCAGACGTAGCCATCATCGATCCTGAGTTCGTCTACAGCTTGCCAAAAACGGCGGTTGCTGATACAGGGATGGACGTATTGACACATGCTATCGAAGCTTATGTATCTGTTATGGCGAGTGACTACACAGATGGTCTGGCTATCAAAGCGATTCAACTGGTGTTCCAATATCTAGAAAGATCCGCACTTCAAGGTGACAAGCTTGCCCGTGAGAAAATGCACAATGCATCGACATTGGCTGGTATGGCTTTCGCGAATGCGTTCTTGGGTATTAACCACAGTTTGGCGCATAAATGGGGCGGACAATACCACACCGCTCATGGTCGTACTAACGCGATCCTTATGCCACACGTTATCCGCTATAATGCTAAAAAACCTACGAAGTTCGCTTCATTCCCTAAATATTCGCACTTCGTAGCTGATGAGCGTTACGCTGAAATTGCCCGTATTCTGGGATTGCCAGCTCGCACAACTGAAGAAGGTGTAACTAGCCTGATCAATGCGATT
- a CDS encoding histidine kinase has translation MLSRLIRLIRKLNVKQQLILLFLIMISPIFFLNIYGNMKAEQILKRHVTNAYVELNKQNFTIINRDIDTVNKITTTVIQNPLIQQINMSGSDTILERVKRYETIEKLLVSYSQGAERGDGIYYSLYIYDPSDYYFFAPNFPQVKKAGVYFFSKAEEPYWFEEVVQKKGRGSLKFTERLSAQAENLKTLTYMRAVNNISRKAETIGVLVITKMDSKIGESLKSISLPDGEIYLTDLNNRVLASTTNNTGEMITLPETVVAEDLEGTVDVITSDFIYVVNNNHALGQKLVYKVPVKALLQQQNEMKSVIQYITVAYAVFGLIMITYFWRSLMTPLQKLAFFVRKYEPGNRVPETPRRGSNDEVSVLIASTYDMARRLNGLITYKYQMELKQKESQLQLLYQQINPHLLYNTLESIYWKSSLEGNVESAEMIKELSKLMKISLSRGRELISLEEELEHATAYIKLQQHRYDYVFRVIMDIHPDTKSNLIPKITLQPLIENAIIHGVKNMGEDGEITITAVCEDETVMITIEDNGYKSVDYEAIEAVLNDDSPNPTSGYGIRNINQRIHLHFGSDYGISYTPRTEGGTLVTVKLPKSENQE, from the coding sequence ATGTTGTCTAGGCTGATTAGATTGATTCGAAAGCTGAACGTCAAGCAGCAGCTCATCCTGCTATTTCTAATCATGATTTCTCCCATTTTCTTTTTGAACATATATGGGAATATGAAGGCGGAGCAAATACTGAAGCGCCATGTTACGAATGCATATGTGGAATTGAACAAGCAAAACTTTACAATCATTAATCGGGATATCGACACAGTAAATAAAATCACTACCACCGTGATTCAGAATCCTCTAATTCAGCAAATTAATATGAGCGGTTCAGATACCATTCTGGAGCGAGTCAAACGATATGAGACGATAGAAAAGCTGTTGGTCAGTTACTCACAGGGGGCTGAACGTGGTGACGGCATCTATTACTCCCTCTATATATACGATCCGAGTGATTATTACTTTTTTGCTCCCAATTTTCCACAGGTTAAGAAAGCGGGAGTGTATTTCTTTTCCAAAGCCGAAGAGCCTTACTGGTTTGAGGAGGTTGTGCAGAAGAAAGGGCGCGGCTCGCTGAAGTTCACGGAGAGGCTAAGCGCACAAGCGGAGAATTTAAAGACACTTACATATATGAGAGCTGTGAACAACATTTCCAGAAAAGCAGAGACCATTGGCGTCTTGGTCATCACAAAAATGGACTCTAAAATTGGAGAATCTCTCAAATCGATATCTTTGCCTGACGGCGAAATTTACTTAACAGATTTGAACAATCGTGTTCTCGCCTCCACTACGAATAATACCGGAGAAATGATTACATTGCCGGAGACGGTTGTTGCTGAGGATTTGGAAGGTACAGTGGATGTGATTACCTCTGATTTTATCTATGTGGTTAACAATAACCATGCGCTTGGACAAAAGCTGGTCTACAAAGTTCCAGTAAAGGCGCTATTGCAGCAACAGAATGAAATGAAAAGTGTTATTCAATATATCACCGTGGCTTATGCTGTATTTGGATTAATTATGATTACGTACTTCTGGCGTTCATTAATGACCCCTCTGCAAAAGCTGGCTTTTTTCGTGCGCAAATACGAGCCGGGTAATCGTGTCCCAGAAACGCCTCGGAGGGGGAGCAACGATGAGGTCAGTGTGCTGATTGCTTCTACCTATGATATGGCCCGAAGGCTGAACGGATTAATCACCTACAAATACCAGATGGAGCTCAAACAGAAGGAATCGCAGCTTCAACTGCTATATCAACAAATCAACCCCCATTTGCTTTATAACACCCTAGAGAGTATTTATTGGAAAAGCTCTTTAGAAGGAAATGTCGAATCCGCCGAGATGATCAAGGAATTGTCTAAACTAATGAAGATTAGTCTTAGTCGGGGGAGGGAGCTAATAAGCCTTGAAGAAGAGCTGGAGCATGCAACGGCTTATATCAAGCTGCAGCAGCACCGATATGATTATGTATTTCGAGTAATAATGGATATTCATCCGGATACGAAAAGCAATTTAATTCCTAAGATCACACTGCAGCCGTTAATAGAAAATGCCATTATTCATGGGGTTAAAAATATGGGCGAGGATGGTGAGATCACCATCACTGCAGTATGTGAGGACGAAACCGTTATGATCACTATTGAAGATAACGGCTATAAGTCGGTTGATTACGAAGCCATTGAAGCTGTATTAAATGATGACAGCCCAAATCCCACTAGTGGTTATGGTATCCGCAACATTAACCAGCGTATTCATTTACATTTTGGCTCTGATTATGGTATCAGCTACACTCCTCGTACAGAAGGCGGAACGCTAGTAACGGTTAAGCTTCCGAAATCAGAGAATCAGGAATAA